The DNA window TCACTGTCAGAGTCCGAATCGCTGTCAGAGTCCGAGTCGCTATCCGAATCACTATCGGAGTCGCTGTCAGAGTCAGAATCACTGTCAGCATCCGAGTCGCTGTCGGAATCGGAGTCACTGTCCGAATCCGAGTCGCTGTCAGAATCGGAGTCGCTGTCCGAATCCGAATCGCTGTCCGAATCCGCATCGCTGTCGGAATCCGAGTCGCTGTCTGAGTCCGCATCACTGTCGGAATCCGAATCGCTGTCAGAGTCCGAATCGCTGTCGGAATCGGAGTCACTGTCAGAATCCGCATCGCTGTCGGAATCCGAGTCGCTGTCAGAGTCGGAATCGCTGTCAGAGTCCGAGTCACTGTCAGAGTCAGAATCGCTGTCTGAATCCGCATCGCTGTCGGAATCCGCATCGCTGTCTGAATCCGCATCGCTGTCCGAATCCGAGTCGCTGTCCGAGTCAGAATCACTGTCAGAGTCCGAGTCGCTGTCAGAATCCGAGTCGCTGTCCGAATCCGCATCGCTGTCAGAGTCCGCATCGCTGTCAGAGTCCGAATCACTGTCAGAATCGGAGTCGCTGTCAGAATCAGAATCACTGTCGGAGTCCGAGTCGCTGTCGGAATCGGAGTCACTGTCAGAATCCGCATCGCTGTCAGAGTCCGCATCGCTGTCAGAATCAGAGTCGCTGTCAGAATCGGAATCACTGTCAGAATCCGAGTCACTATCGGAGTCCGAATCGCTGTCCGAATCGGAGTCGCTGTCAGAATCGGAGTCGCTGTCCGAATCCGAGTCACTGTCAGAGTCGGAGTCACTGTCGGAATCCGAGTCGCTGTCAGAGTCAGAATCACTGTCAGCATCCGAGTCGCTGTCGGAATCCGAATCGCTGTCAGAGTCGGAGTCGCTGTCAGAGTCGGAATCGCTGTCAGAATCCGAGTCACTGTCAGAGTCCGAGTCACTGTCCGAATCCGAGTCGCTGTCCGAATCCGCATCGCTGTCCGAATCCGAGTCACTGTCGGAATCCGAATCGCTGTCCGAGTCGCTATCAGAGTCCGAGTCACTATCGGAGTCCGAGTCGCTGTCGGAATCCGAATCGCTGTCGGAGTCAGAATCGCTGTCCGAATCCGAGTCGCTGTCAGAATCGGAGTCACTGTCAGAGTCCGAATCGCTGTCCGAATCCGAGTCACTGTCAGAATCGGAGTCACTGTCAGCATCCGAATCACTGTCAGAATCGGAGTCGCTGTCAGAATCCGAGTCGCCGTCAGAATCGGAGTCCGAATCGGAGTCACTGTCCGAATCGGAGTCACTGTCAGAATCGGAATCGCTGTCCGAATCCGAATCACTGTCAGAGTCGGAATCACTGTCAGAATCGGAGTCACTGTCAGAGTCCGCATCACTGTCAGAGTCGGAATCACTGTCAGAATCCGAATCACTGTCAGAATCCGCATCGCTGTCCGAGTCGGAATCACTGTCAGAGTCGGAATCGCTGTCAGAGTCGGAGTCGCTGTCAGAATCCGAGTCGCTGTCCGAGTCAGAATCACTGTCAGAATCCGAGTCACTGTCAGAGTCCGAGTCACTGTCCGAATCCGAGTCGCTGTCCGAATCCGCATCGCTGTCCGAATCCGAGTCACTGTCGGAATCCGAATCGCTGTCCGAGTCGCTATCAGAGTCCGAGTCACTATCGGAGTCCGAGTCGCTGTCGGAATCCGAATCGCTGTCGGAGTCAGAATCGCTGTCCGAATCCGAGTCGCTGTCAGAATCGGAGTCACTGTCAGAGTCCGAATCGCTGTCCGAATCCGAGTCGCTGTCAGAATCCGAGTCACTGTCAGAATCCGAGTCACTGTCAGAATCGGAGTCACTGTCAGCATCCGAATCACTGTCAGAATCGGAGTCGCTGTCAGAATCGGAGTCGCTGTCAGAATCCGAGTCGCTGTCAGAATCGGAGTCCGAATCGGAGTCACTGTCAGAATCGGAATCGCTGTCAGAATCCGAGTCGCTGTCCGAATCCGAATCACTGTCAGAGTCGGAATCACTGTCAGAATCCGAGTCACTGTCAGAGTCAGAATCGCTGTCGCTATCCGAGTCACTGTCAGAGTCGGAATCGCTGTCAGAATCCGAGTCACTGTCAGAGTCGGAATCACTGTCAGAGTCCGAATCACTGTCAGAATCGGAGTCACTGTCAGAATCCGCATCGCTGTCGGAATCGGAATCGCTGTCAGAATCCGCATCGCTGTCGCTATCCGAGTCACTGTCGGAGTCCGAATCACTGTCGGAGTCCGAGTCGCTGTCAGAGTCAGAATCACTGTCCGAATCCGAGTCGCTGTCAGAGTCCGAATCGCTGTCAGAATCGGAGTCACTGTCAGAATCCGAGTCGCTGTCGGAGTCAGAATCGCTGTCCGAATCGGAGTCACTGTCCGAATCGGAGTCACTGTCAGAATCGGAATCGCTGTCAGAATCCGAGTCGCTGTCCGAATCCGAATCACTGTCAGAGTCGGAATCACTGTCAGAATCGGAGTCACTGTCAGAGTCCGCATCACTGTCAGTAGACTGGCCCCCTGAATCTCCAGACAACCAATATCACTTAAATAAGTGATAGTCTTAATACTAGTTTTTAGACTAGTCATTGGAGAGCAGATGATTGATGTCTTAGGACCGGAGAAACGCAGACGGCGTACTACACAGGAAAAGATCGCTATTGTTCAGCAGAGTTTTGAACCGGGAATGACGGTCTCCCTTGTTGCCCGGCAACACGGTGTGGCAGCCAGCCAGTTATTTCTCTGGCGCAAGCAATACCAGGAGGGAAGTCTTACTGCTGTGGCCGCAGGAGAGCAGGTCGTTCCTGCCTCTGAACTTGCTGCTGCCATGAAGCAGATTAAAGAACTCCAGCGCCTGCTCGGCAAAAAAACGATGGAAAATGAACTCCTTAAAGAAGCCGTTGAATACGGGCGTGCAAAAAAGTGGATAGCGCACGCGCCCTTATTGCCCGGGGATGGGGAGTAAGCTTAGTCAGCCGTTGTCTCCGGGTGTCGCGTGCGCAGTTGCACGTAATTCTCAGACGAACCGATGACTGGAAAGATGGTCGCCGCAGCCGTCACTCAGATGATACGGATGTGCTTCTCCGTATACACCATGTTATCGGAGAGCTGCCCACGTATGGTTATCGTCGGGTATGGGCGCTGCTTCGCAGACAGGCCGAACTTGATGGTATGCCTGCGATCAATGCCAAACGTGTTTACCGGATCATGCGCCAGAATGCGCTGTTGCTTGAGCGAAAAACCGCTGTACCGCCATCGAAACGGGCACATACTGGCAAAGTGGCCGTGAAAGAAAGCAATCA is part of the Klebsiella huaxiensis genome and encodes:
- a CDS encoding IS3 family transposase (programmed frameshift), whose amino-acid sequence is MIDVLGPEKRRRRTTQEKIAIVQQSFEPGMTVSLVARQHGVAASQLFLWRKQYQEGSLTAVAAGEQVVPASELAAAMKQIKELQRLLGKKTMENELLKEAVEYGRGKKVDSARALIARGWGVSLVSRCLRVSRAQLHVILRRTDDWKDGRRSRHSDDTDVLLRIHHVIGELPTYGYRRVWALLRRQAELDGMPAINAKRVYRIMRQNALLLERKTAVPPSKRAHTGKVAVKESNQRWCSDGFEFRCDNGEKLRVTFALDCCDREALHWAVTTGGFDSETVQEVMLGAVERRFGNELPASPVEWLTDNGSCYRANETRQFARMLGLEPKNTAVRSPESNGIAESFVKTIKRDYISIMPKPDGLTAAKNLAEAFEHYNEWHPHSALGYRSPREYLRQQASNGLSDNRCLEI